In Myxococcales bacterium, the genomic window CGGCCAACCCGCGCGCAGCCTGGGCCATCAACAACAGCGCCACCGTGGGATCCATTCGACCGTTTGCCTCGACGTGCTCGCGCAACGTGGGCCCGTCGACCAGCTCCATCACGGCATAGTGAGCCTGGCGCCAGAGCCCACTCTCGCGGTAGCGCACCACGTTAGGGTGAACGACGCGCCGAGCCGCTTCGGCCTCCTGGACGAAACGCTTCACGACCTTGTCGTCTTTCGCGACCGAGGGTCTCAGTATCTTCAGCGCGACGCTCTCGCCAGTCGTCGAGTCAATGGCGTGATGCACCACGCCCATGCCGCCTTCACCCAGCAACTCCTTGACGAGGTAACGGTCAGCAAACGCCTCGGTGAACTCCGGCTCCATGCTTGGTTTGTGCGTCTCGGCCGGACGACATCACAGCCGAGTGCCGCTCGCAATCAGCCGGCGCGCGCGGCCGGTGAGTCGCCATTGGACGCTCGCTCGCCCGGGCCGTCATCCTCGTGCGGGTCGCGACTGCAGCCTCCACCGCCTCCACAAGCCCCACAGCGCCCGCTGTTGCCGCAGCCGCCGGAGGCCCGATCGATGAGCACCCACAGCGCACACGCGGCAGCGAGTCCGAGTACAGCGAGGATCTCGACCATCTTCTGACTACCTTACGCGTTGGAGAAGAGGCCCGCAAAACCCATGAACGCCAGCGACAGGATCCCGGCGATCAGGAAGTTCAGTGCCGTGCCTTTGACCAGGTCCGGCGATCCGTTCACTTGGGTCTCCTCCCTGATCCCGGCCATGATCACCAGCGCCAGAGAGAGTCCGACGCCGCTGCCAAGGCCGAACACGAGCCCCTCGACCAGCCCGTAGCCGCGGCTCGTCTGGAACAGGGCCAGCGCCAGGATGGCGCAGTTGGTCGTGATCAGCGGCAGGTAGATCCCGAGCGCACGAAACAAGACGGGGCTGAGCTTCTTGATCACCATCTCGACGAACTGAACCGTGCTCGCGATCACGACGATGTAGCTGATGACCGCCAGGTAAGGTGCCTTCACCAGGATGAATCGGTTGAGCGCCCAGGTGGAGAGTGCCGTGATCAACATCACGAAGATGTTGGCGAGCCCGAGCCGCAACGCCGTGTCGACCTTGGTCGTCACGCCCATGAACGGACACAGCCCGAGAAAGTAGCTCAGCGTGAAGTTGTTGATCACGCACGCGGAAGCGAAGATGAAGACCAGGTTCCCCATGTCGCCCATCACGACACCGCCTGTTCTGCGCCGTTGTCCCGGGTTGCCGCCCGCGCGCGCCGCTGCCGCACGTAGGCAAACAGCGTCAGCAGCCCTCCCAGCGTGAGGAACCCACCGGGCGGCAAGACCATGATGGCCCACGGTTCGAAGCTGTCGCCCAGGACCGGAAACTCGAGCAGGGTTCCACTGCCGAGCAGCTCGCGAATCGCCCCGATCAGGCTGATGATGAGCGTGAACCCCACACTCATGCCCAGGGCATCGGCGATGGAAAGCCACACGGGGTTGCGCGCCGCGAACGCCTCCGCTCGTCCCAGGATGATGCAGTTGACCACGATCAGCGAGATGAAGGCGCCAAGCTGTT contains:
- a CDS encoding electron transport complex subunit RsxA, which translates into the protein MGNLVFIFASACVINNFTLSYFLGLCPFMGVTTKVDTALRLGLANIFVMLITALSTWALNRFILVKAPYLAVISYIVVIASTVQFVEMVIKKLSPVLFRALGIYLPLITTNCAILALALFQTSRGYGLVEGLVFGLGSGVGLSLALVIMAGIREETQVNGSPDLVKGTALNFLIAGILSLAFMGFAGLFSNA
- the rsxE gene encoding electron transport complex subunit RsxE; this encodes MTGNDDRPAWPEVTRGIWKENPVLVSVLGLCPSMAVTNSLKNALVMGAATSFVLIGSSTLVSTMRKIIPGPVRISVYIVIIATFVTVIDFTLAALLPAAHKQLGAFISLIVVNCIILGRAEAFAARNPVWLSIADALGMSVGFTLIISLIGAIRELLGSGTLLEFPVLGDSFEPWAIMVLPPGGFLTLGGLLTLFAYVRQRRARAATRDNGAEQAVS